The following coding sequences are from one Coffea arabica cultivar ET-39 chromosome 11e, Coffea Arabica ET-39 HiFi, whole genome shotgun sequence window:
- the LOC113718211 gene encoding uncharacterized protein yields MQELQDSYSSDEHCRDIIALILLDPTSQPKYEWNNDLLKYDGRIYVGSSSGLRDKIIQALHSSALGGHSGQRGCWQRIKSLFYWPTMKQNVIQFIQSCDTCQRYKAEHSDGQTERLNQCVEAYLRCMTGEFPKLWSKWLAMAEWWYNSSFHSSLQLTPFEALYGYKPVSLPLGPYLDTIVPAAAQLLQERIRISSSIRDHLAKAQQRMKFFANQHRTERSFEVEAKVGPVAYRLKLPAEARIHPVFHVSLPKKKIGLVQQVSKTLPEFDNADQCPLQLEAMLQRRVILCNGQPVIQLLIKWCQLGAEEASWEDKDFILSQFPHFQS; encoded by the exons ATGCAAGAACTCCAGGATAGCTATTCATCAGATGAGCATTGCAGGGATATTATTGCTCTGATACTATTAGACCCCACATCTCAGCCCAAGTATGAGTGGAATAATGATCTACTAAAGTATGATGGTAGGATTTATGTGGGATCATCTTCTGGCCTCAGGGACAAGATCATACAAGCCTTGCACTCTTCTGCCTTAGGAGGGCACTCAGGCCAAAGGGGGTGTTGGCAAAGAATCAAATCCCTATTCTATTGGCCTACCATGAAACAAAATGTTATTCAATTTATACAGTCCTGTGACACTTGCCAAAGGTATAAGGCAGAACAT TCTGACGGCCAAACTGAGAGGCTGAATCAGTGTGTTGAGGCTTATCTCAGATGTATGACTGGGGAATTTCCAAAACTTTGGAGTAAATGGCTGGCAATGGCAGAGTGGTGGTATAATTCTTCTTTCCACTCTAGCCTGCAGTTGACTCCATTTGAGGCATTGTACGGCTATAAACCTGTGTCCCTCCCACTTGGCCCTTACTTAGACACAATAGTTCCTGCAGCAGCCCAACTTCTTCAAGAGAGGATCAGAATTTCCAGCAGCATTCGAGACCACTTGGCTAAGGCTCAACAGAGGATGAAGTTCTTTGCTAATCAGCATCGCACAGAACGATCTTTTGAA GTGGAAGCTAAGGTAGGACCGGTGGCCTACCGCCTCAAATTGCCTGCAGAAGCCAGAATCCACCCTGTCTTCCATGTGTCATTGCCGAAGAAAAAGATTGGACTAGTACAACAGGTATCAAAGACTTTGCCTGAATTTGACAATGCTGACCAATGTCCCCTACAACTAGAAGCTATGTTGCAAAGAAGAGTAATTCTGTGCAATGGACAACCAGTCATTCAGCTTTTAATCAAATGGTGCCAATTGGGAGCGGAAGAAGCATCTTGGGAAGATAAGGATTTCATCCTATCCCAGTTTCCTCATTTCCAGTCTTGA
- the LOC113718212 gene encoding uncharacterized protein, which produces MGVEGGRNGRKEASKVLIPNPPKIDLPLFSGDNPREWLRKCDKYCWDYQIPEEQKVEVIEIYLEGRADRWFHRVKAERPEITWEMFEELVCKRFDNLAGKDVVEEFNKLHQTGKVEEYQEKFEELKVLMTVKNPHLSEAYFISSFISGLKDEVKTMIKMLRPTSLSEAFELAILQENALRLQSRTPKENMKVNSENRFGISRNAPQQLNHNSHYRISPVKSFKNTHFKGRPVSTTDLDSRRISAQEIQCMRNHGLCFKCGEKYGQGHQCKLGHLNFLINEEEEESNFEDAVGEQEENTGNPGQIMEMSLHTLSNALKRKTITLVGRLDGEEMLILVDTGSSDSYIGSEKVIAFDIPYQLVKPFFVIVGNGACVTSKAICPKVVWGINQHKFCYDLKVMDLSCWDIILGVDWMTQFSPITFDFHKLTISLQNQGEAVHLQGQAEDCDLHLIRGNDLRTFIEYKRQLCMNIRIGQGDMSTETVVPAGVQDILNEFADVFATLTELPPARAVDHEIPLKPDSQPFKMKPYRYPHS; this is translated from the coding sequence ATGGGAGTTGAAGGGGGCAGGAATGGAAGGAAGGAGGCAAGCAAGGTCCTGATTCCAAATCCCCCCAAAATTGACTTGCCACTATTCTCTGGAGACAATCCTAGAGAGTGGCTCAGAAAATGCGATAAGTATTGCTGGGACTACCAAATTCCTGAAGAACAGAAGGTTGAAGTGATTGAGATATATTTAGAAGGGAGGGCAGACAGGTGGTTCCACAGGGTGAAGGCGGAGAGACCTGAGATAACATGGGAGATGTTTGAAGAACTGGTGTGCAAGAGGTTTGATAATTTGGCAGGGAAAGATGTTGTGGAAGAATTCAATAAATTGCACCAGACAGGGAAGGTCGAAGAATATCAAGAAAAGTTTGAGGAGCTAAAGGTTCTGATGACAGTAAAGAATCCTCATCTGAGTGAGGCCTATTTCATATCAAGTTTCATTAGTGGACTAAAAGATGAAGTCAAAACTATGATTAAGATGTTAAGGCCTACATCCTTGTCGGAGGCCTTTGAATTGGCCATATTACAGGAGAATGCACTGAGACTCCAGAGCAGAACGCCTAAGGAGAATATGAAAGTAAACTCTGAAAATAGATTTGGAATTTCCAGAAATGCCCCTCAACAATTAAATCACAATTCACATTACAGAATATCTCCAGTAAAGTCATTTAAAAATACTCACTTCAAAGGGAGGCCTGTGTCAACCACTGATTTAGATTCCAGGAGAATCTCAGCACAAGAGATACAGTGTATGAGGAACCATGGCCTCTGTTTCAAATGTGGAGAAAAGTACGGCCAAGGTCACCAGTGTAAGCTTGGCCACTTAAACTTCTTGATCAATGAGGAAGAGGAGGAATCTAACTTCGAAGATGCAGTGGGAGAACAAGAGGAGAACACAGGTAATCCTGGACAGATCATGGAGATGTCCTTGCACACCTTGTCTAATGCACTTAAGAGAAAAACAATCACACTGGTAGGGAGGTTGGATGGAGAGGAAATGCTGATACTAGTAGACACAGGCAGTTCTGACAGCTACATCGGCAGTGAGAAGGTAATTGCATTTGACATCCCCTATCAACTGGTTAAACCTTTTTTTGTGATCGTGGGGAATGGGGCTTGTGTAACTAGTAAAGCAATATGTCCTAAGGTAGTGTGGGGGATCAACCAACACAAGTTCTGCTATGACCTCAAGGTGATGGATTTAAGTTGCTGGGACATAATACTGGGAGTTGACTGGATGACTCAATTCAGTCCTATAACGTTTGATTTTCACAAGTTGACTATATCCTTGCAAAATCAAGGGGAGGCTGTACACTTGCAAGGACAAGCTGAAGATTGTGATTTACACCTTATTAGAGGAAATGACCTGAGGACATTCATTGAGTATAAAAGGCAGTTATGCATGAACATAAGGATAGGGCAAGGTGACATGAGTACAGAAACTGTTGTTCCTGCAGGAGTTCAGGATATCCTTAATGAGTTTGCAGATGTGTTTGCAACCCTTACTGAGCTGCCCCCAGCAAGAGCAGTAGACCATGAGATTCCACTCAAGCCTGACTCTCAACCCTTCAAGATGAAGCCCTATAGATATCCTCACTCTTAG
- the LOC113718213 gene encoding protein FAR1-RELATED SEQUENCE 5-like, translating into MYDETIDSFKWVFGTFLEAMCGKRPSTILTDQDHAMAAALSVVMPETFHGLCTFHIRRNFMKHLGNHYKENSDLPYMFGACMYEFEEVEQFNRVWEAMVKKHNLENNEWLSGLYRIRDKWARCMMKERWTAGMRSTQLSESLNAAIKNHLKLDHDLVQFFRHFNRVVDEKRHNELIAEYEMRQKLPMVGLRKTPMLVHASETYSPTVFVAFQNKYGESTAMVILRQQDAAMIVEFAVMRYDGGPERIVVFNRNDLSVRCSCKKYENEGILCGHALKVFDTMGIKIIPPEYIKRRWTKRARAGDCFDWRRREVVADPKIMISTRYRELAPAMIKVATRAAMSEDTSKVTITVISDLAKRVELLLSESEEQPLQNQKNLNMEERDKIEIVNEMGEAVVARGIKKRGGGKKSRVMRSWVDKFDKVKRKSRLSRTTQTTVWIKFWYSGNIYAKTKLLLYY; encoded by the coding sequence ATGTATGATGAGACTATAGATTCTTTCAAGTGGGTGTTTGGTACATTTCTAGAAGCAATGTGCGGAAAGCGTCCAAGTACCATACTAACCGACCAAGATCATGCCATGGCAGCCGCTCTTTCAGTTGTTATGCCTGAAACATTTCACGGTCTATGTACGTTTCACATAAGGCGTAATTTTATGAAACATCTTGGCAATCACTACAAGGAAAATAGTGATCTTCCATACATGTTTGGTGCATGCATGTATGAGTTTGAAGAAGTGGAACAATTCAATAGGGTGTGGGAGGCGATGGTGAAGAAACACAatcttgaaaataatgaatggCTCTCCGGGTTGTATAGAATTCGTGATAAATGGGCAAGGTGCATGATGAAAGAAAGATGGACCGCGGGAATGCGAAGCACCCAACTTAGCGAAAGCCTAAATGCAGCaattaaaaatcatttgaaactgGATCATGACCTTGTGCAGTTCTTTAGACATTTCAATCGGGTGGTTGATGAAAAGAGACATAATGAACTGATCGCAGAATATGAAATGAGGCAAAAGCTCCCCATGGTCGGGTTAAGGAAAACACCTATGCTTGTGCATGCATCAGAGACGTATTCACCAACCGTATTTGTTGCATTCCAAAATAAATATGGCGAGTCAACAGCTATGGTTATATTGAGACAACAAGATGCAGCGATGATTGTGGAGTTTGCGGTCATGAGGTATGATGGAGGACCTGAAAGAATAGTGGTATTCAATCGGAATGATCTAAGTGTACGTTGTAGTTGCAAAAAATACGAAAATGAAGGCATTTTATGTGGGCACGCGTTGAAGGTGTTTGATACTATGGGCATAAAAATAATTCCTCCTGAATACATTAAGAGGCGATGGACAAAAAGAGCTCGGGCTGGAGACTGTTTTGATTGGCGAAGACGGGAAGTTGTGGCTGATCCTAAAATAATGATTTCAACTCGTTATCGGGAGCTCGCTCCAGCCATGATTAAGGTCGCAACTCGAGCAGCAATGTCGGAGGACACCAGCAAAGTAACAATCACTGTCATATCCGATTTGGCAAAGAGAGTTGAGCTCCTCCTCTCAGAAAGCGAAGAGCAACCtttgcaaaatcaaaaaaatctgaATATGGAGGAAcgggataaaattgaaattgtgAATGAAATGGGGGAGGCAGTAGTCGCAAGAGGCATTAAAAAACGAGGCGGTGGGAAGAAAAGTAGAGTGATGCGAAGTTGGGTCGATAAATTTGacaaagtaaaaagaaaatctagATTATCAAGGACTACACAGACTACggtatggatcaaattttggtaCTCGGGGAACATTTATGCTAAAACTAAGTTATTGTTATACTATTAA